The Pseudomonas parafulva genome window below encodes:
- a CDS encoding ABC transporter substrate-binding protein, with protein MKKFFMASLLGSAIALCTTAMAADTDLNSLEEAARKEGTVNSVGMPDAWANWKGTWDDLASKYGLKHSDTDMSSAQEIAKFDAEKDNASADIGDVGAAFGPIAAAKGVTQPYKPSTWDQVPEWAKDKDGHWALAYTGTIAFIINKDLVKEEERPKTWKDLEKGKYKVAIGDVGTAAQAANGVLAAAIAFKGNESNIEPGLQLFTKLAQQGRLSLANPTIQTLEKGEVEVGVVWDFNGLSYREQIDPKRFEVLIPQDGSVISGYTTIINKYAKHPNAAKLAREYIFSDAGQINLAKGNARPIRAEHLKLPEDVQAKLLPNEQYKAAKPIENAEAWEKTSKALPQKWQEQVIIEMK; from the coding sequence ATGAAAAAGTTCTTCATGGCGTCACTGCTGGGCTCGGCCATCGCCCTGTGCACCACGGCCATGGCCGCCGATACCGACCTCAACAGCCTGGAAGAAGCCGCCCGCAAGGAAGGCACGGTCAACAGCGTGGGCATGCCCGATGCCTGGGCCAACTGGAAAGGCACCTGGGATGATCTAGCCAGCAAGTACGGCCTCAAGCACAGCGACACCGACATGAGCTCAGCGCAGGAAATCGCCAAGTTCGACGCCGAGAAAGACAACGCCAGCGCCGATATCGGCGACGTCGGCGCCGCCTTCGGCCCCATCGCGGCGGCCAAGGGCGTGACCCAACCCTACAAACCGAGCACGTGGGATCAGGTGCCGGAATGGGCCAAGGACAAGGACGGTCACTGGGCCCTGGCCTATACCGGCACCATCGCCTTCATCATCAACAAGGATCTGGTCAAGGAAGAGGAACGGCCCAAGACCTGGAAAGATCTTGAGAAGGGCAAGTACAAGGTCGCCATCGGTGACGTCGGCACGGCTGCACAGGCCGCCAATGGCGTGCTGGCGGCGGCCATCGCCTTCAAAGGTAACGAATCCAACATCGAGCCAGGCTTGCAACTGTTCACCAAGCTCGCCCAGCAAGGGCGCCTGTCGCTGGCTAACCCGACCATCCAGACCCTGGAGAAGGGCGAAGTCGAAGTCGGTGTGGTGTGGGACTTCAACGGCCTGAGCTACCGCGAGCAGATCGACCCCAAGCGTTTCGAGGTGCTGATTCCGCAGGACGGCTCGGTGATCTCCGGCTACACCACGATCATCAACAAGTACGCCAAGCACCCCAACGCCGCCAAACTGGCGCGTGAGTACATCTTCAGCGACGCCGGCCAGATCAACCTCGCCAAGGGCAATGCCCGCCCGATCCGTGCCGAGCATTTGAAGCTCCCGGAGGACGTGCAGGCCAAGCTGCTGCCCAACGAGCAGTACAAGGCTGCCAAACCCATCGAGAACGCCGAAGCCTGGGAGAAGACCTCCAAGGCCCTGCCGCAGAAGTGGCAGGAGCAGGTCATCATCGAGATGAAGTGA
- a CDS encoding UTRA domain-containing protein, translated as MQSTPARAVTAICHALQEQIEHGLLVPGGKLPAERKLSDVFATTRITLREALVQLEAQGLIYREERRGWFVAPERLTYDLIERSHFHAMVLQQGRAPGTELLSARLQPASASICARLRLPALSSVVRICRLRRIDGRGVLYAEHYLNPHHFPGILERDLGQSLTDIYARDYGIRYGQVCFEILPTALPPEAAAALRVSTGSPGLHITRVNSDQHGHLIDCDLEYWRHDAIRIRAEAG; from the coding sequence ATGCAGTCGACCCCCGCGCGGGCGGTAACAGCTATCTGCCATGCCTTGCAGGAGCAAATCGAGCATGGCCTGCTTGTGCCGGGTGGCAAGCTGCCGGCCGAGCGCAAGCTCAGCGATGTATTCGCCACCACCCGCATCACCTTGCGCGAGGCGCTGGTGCAACTCGAAGCTCAGGGATTGATTTATCGCGAGGAGCGCCGCGGCTGGTTCGTCGCGCCCGAGCGCCTGACCTACGACCTGATCGAGCGCAGCCATTTCCATGCCATGGTGTTGCAGCAGGGACGGGCTCCGGGCACCGAGCTGCTCTCGGCGCGTCTGCAGCCGGCGTCGGCCAGCATCTGCGCGCGCTTGCGTCTGCCAGCGCTGTCAAGCGTGGTGCGCATCTGTCGCTTGCGGCGCATCGACGGTCGGGGCGTGCTCTACGCCGAGCACTACCTGAATCCGCATCACTTCCCCGGAATACTCGAACGTGACCTGGGGCAGTCGCTCACCGATATCTACGCCCGCGACTACGGCATTCGTTACGGCCAGGTGTGCTTCGAAATACTGCCGACCGCACTGCCGCCGGAGGCCGCCGCGGCGCTGCGGGTATCCACGGGAAGTCCTGGTTTGCACATCACCCGGGTCAACAGCGATCAGCATGGGCACCTGATCGACTGTGACCTGGAGTACTGGCGGCATGACGCGATCCGTATTCGCGCCGAGGCCGGATGA